CGGACGCGATCGCGCTCTACACCACCGGCGCGGCGTACGCGATGTTCCAGGAGGCGCGTCGAGGCTCGATCGCGCCCGGAAAGGACGCGGACTTCACCGTGCTCGATCGCGACCTCCGCGCGTGCCGGGCGGGGGAGATCCTTCGCGCGCGGGTGCTGATGACCGTCGTGGCGGGCAACGTCGCTCATCCGAGGTCATGAGACGGGCGTCGCTCGCGGCCGTCGCCGCCGCGGGTTGGCTCGCCGCGGCGGCATGCCGGCCGGCGGAGCCGCCGTCGGCCGATCCCGAGAACGCGGCGCGCGAGCGCATGATCCGGACCCAGATCGTCGCGCGGGGCATCCGGGATCCGCGCCTGCTCGCGGCGCTCCGCGCCGTGCCGCGACATCTGTTCGTCGATCCGGCGCATCGCACGGAGGCCTACGCCGACCGTCCCGTGCCGATCGGCGAAGGCCAGACGATGGCCCAGCCCTACGTCGCGGCGCTCATGACGGAGCTCCTCGACATCCAGCCGACGGACCGGATCCTCGAAGTCGGCACGGGATCGGGATACGAATCGGCCGTGCTCTCCCGCCTCGCGGCCGAGGTGTACTCGATCGAGATCCTTCCCGGCATCTCGCGGCGGGCCCAGGATCGACTCCGGAGCCTGGGCCGGACGAACGTCCGGTTCCGGATCGGAGACGGGTACGGCGGCTGGCCGGAAGCGGCGCCGTTCGACGGGATCCTCGTCGCCGCCGCGCCGCGCCGCATGCCCCCCGCCCTCCTCGAACAGCTCGCTCCGAACGGCCGGATGGTGATCCCGGTCGGAGACTTCTTCCAGGAGCTGAAGGTCTACGCCCGGGATGCGAAGGGGAGCGTCACGGAGAATTCGGTGATTCCGGTGAGGTTCGGCAAAATGTCGGGCGAAGCTTCTGCCAAACCGTAAGCAGGCGCGCCGATACATCGAGCGAATACGGGCGCGTGCCGCCCGCGAGACCCTGCGACCTACGCCGCGGCAGGCCTCGGGATCTCGCGGGCGGCCCGCATCCCGTCTCGCTCGCGCCTCGACGCGCTTCATCGCGGATGCAGACGACTCCGTTAGGCAGGCCTCGGCGCTGGCCCCTTCGGATCGCGGCAGGCTTTCGCCGAAGTAACCGAGGGCGAAAGCTCCGCGATGCGGGACCGGGAGCGTCGGCGCGGGGGTGACGGTGGTCGAGCCGCTCGTTCGACGAGCCGCACCGCCGTCACGTGCCCCGGTCCCCGAGCCAGCTCCCGCGACGGATGGATCGCCGCGCCGGCTAATACTTCCAGTGGCCTTCGACCCAGTAGTAGCCCCGGCTCGAATGCCGCCAGTGTCCCGCCACCCAGTGGGCGCGCGCGTGCGGGCGGCGTTCCCAGTGCCCCGGACTCCAGACGTACGTTCCCGCGACCCAGGCGTGGTGGCCGCCGATCCAGACGTACTCCGGGCCGGGAGAGCGCTCGATCACCTCGACCTGCGCGGGAGGCGGCGCGTGCCGCACGTAGACGACGTCGGCGGGAGGAGGAGGGGGGCAGCCGGCGAGAAAGACGAGGAGAAGAAGAGTTCCGAGGATGGGAAACGTCTTGCGAGTCATTCCGGACCCTCCCGACCGGTTTTGGAGCAATTTTCGGGCCGCCCCTCGCGTCGCGCGGATCGCGCGCAGCGCGCGCTCGGCCGCCGGAAGACTCCCGCATCGCGGTTCGCCCGGGCGGTTAGAATCCTTTCGATGGCCGCCGTCGTCGAGATCGAGGATTCCGCTTCCCTCTCCGAGGCGGGCCGCGCCGAGCTGCAGCGCGCGCTCGAAGAGGGCAAGGTCCTTTTCCTGCCCCGCTCGCCCATCCCGATCGGAGAAGAGGACCGGCGTTTCCTGCTCGGGCTGAAGCAGAGCGGCGCGGGATACCACAAGAACATCGCGTATCGTCCGGCCGCGGATCGCGTCACCGGCTTCGTCGCGGAGCAGCCGGGCGACGCCGAGCGCCTTCGGGGGGTGCTTCGCCGCTACTCGCGCGAATCGGTCGCGTTCCTCTCCTCGCTCTTCCCGTCGTATCCCTCCGCCTGGAGGATCGATTACGCGAGCTATCGGCCGCTCGAGGAGGCGGGGCGGGATCTCTCGGCCTCGAAGAGGAACGACCGGATGCACGTCGACGCGTTTCCGACGCGCCCCACACGGGGCGATCGGATCCTGCGCTTCTTCACGAACGTCAATCCGGAGGAGCCCCGGCACTGGAAAACCGGGACCGAAGTCTTCCCGGCGCTCGCGGAGCGATACGCCCGGTCGTCGGGGCTTCTTTCGAAGGCCCTCCGCGGCGGCGCCGCCGCGAAGGCCCGGGCTTGGGCCGCCGCGCTCGGGCTGCCGGTACCGGCTCACTCGGCGTACGACCGTTTCATGCTGCTCTTCCACGACTGGCTGAAGGCGAACGAGGATTACCAGACGAGCGCGCCGACCGACGAGTTCCGTTTCCCCGCGGGATCGTCCTGGATGGTCTACACCGACACGGTGAGTCATGCGGTGCTCTCGGGGCGGTTCGCGCTCGAGCAGACGTTCCTGATCGGCCGCGCGTCCCTCGCCGTTCCGGCGTCGGCGCCGATCGCCGTCCTCGAAAAGCTCGCCGGCCGCGCGCTCGCGTGAACGATCGCCGCCGCGCCGCCCCGTTCCGGCGCACCAAGATCGTCGCGACGCTCGGGCCGGCGACCGATCGGCCGGGCGTCCTTCGTCGGATCCTCGAAGCCGGCGTCGACATCGTGCGGCTCAACGCCTCGCACGGCGATGCCGGCGCGCACCGGGCGCGGATCGACGCGGTCCGTCGTCTCGAACGAGTGCTCG
The sequence above is a segment of the Thermoanaerobaculia bacterium genome. Coding sequences within it:
- a CDS encoding protein-L-isoaspartate(D-aspartate) O-methyltransferase gives rise to the protein MRRASLAAVAAAGWLAAAACRPAEPPSADPENAARERMIRTQIVARGIRDPRLLAALRAVPRHLFVDPAHRTEAYADRPVPIGEGQTMAQPYVAALMTELLDIQPTDRILEVGTGSGYESAVLSRLAAEVYSIEILPGISRRAQDRLRSLGRTNVRFRIGDGYGGWPEAAPFDGILVAAAPRRMPPALLEQLAPNGRMVIPVGDFFQELKVYARDAKGSVTENSVIPVRFGKMSGEASAKP
- a CDS encoding Kdo hydroxylase family protein, translated to MAAVVEIEDSASLSEAGRAELQRALEEGKVLFLPRSPIPIGEEDRRFLLGLKQSGAGYHKNIAYRPAADRVTGFVAEQPGDAERLRGVLRRYSRESVAFLSSLFPSYPSAWRIDYASYRPLEEAGRDLSASKRNDRMHVDAFPTRPTRGDRILRFFTNVNPEEPRHWKTGTEVFPALAERYARSSGLLSKALRGGAAAKARAWAAALGLPVPAHSAYDRFMLLFHDWLKANEDYQTSAPTDEFRFPAGSSWMVYTDTVSHAVLSGRFALEQTFLIGRASLAVPASAPIAVLEKLAGRALA